Proteins found in one Parasteatoda tepidariorum isolate YZ-2023 chromosome 7, CAS_Ptep_4.0, whole genome shotgun sequence genomic segment:
- the LOC107451564 gene encoding uncharacterized protein: MLKSWKTLVFVTVTCFEAVLIPQKTFAHSLPDSSSANSSEDFSESQERNLIDKDPGYFLHKNSFSSDNSIIGIARPRMEDLEENTMAIELQKRVSRLVDESQRRRRQDLLNELPRMFFLPNRNGLPKYFRVQPFAWKPRNGNMKSFLADKRPVDKKYYAEPEGSEFLGGPGRR; encoded by the exons ATGTTGAAAAGTTGGAAAACATTAGTGTTCGTGACTGTAACTTGCTTTGAAGCTGTTCTAATTCCTCAAAAAACATTTGCGCACAGTTTGCCAG ATTCATCATCTGCCAATAGCAGTGAGGATTTCTCAGAATCGCAGGAGCGTAACCTCATTGACAAGGATCCTGGCTACTTTCTTCACAAAAACAGTTTCTCTTCAGACAACAGCATCATTGGTATTGCTCGCCCTCGAATGGAAGATTTAGAAGAGAACACGATGGCCATCGAACTTCAGAAACGGGTCTCCAGACTTGTGGATGAGTCCCAGAGAAGACGACGGCAGGACCTCCTTAATGAATTGCCCAGAATGTTCTTCCTTCCTAACCGGAACGGTCTGCCGAAATACTTCAGAGTCCAACCATTTGCGTGGAAGCCGAGGAATGGTAACATGAAATCGTTTCTAGCAGACAAGAGACCAGTTGATAAAAAGTATTATGCCGAACCAGAAGGGTCGGAATTTCTTGGTGGGCCCGGCAGACGATAA